The nucleotide window ACGCATTAAACAAGAACGGCAAAAAGGCGTTATAGGGCGTTAGAGAGGTTGTAATGCAGTTATTTACGCATCCTAATAGGAATAGACAGCCGACGTTCTTACTGCATCTCGAAATACAGGAGTTGTCGAATATTCCTCAATCCTCGGGTTCTTGCTATGTTAAATGGCAACTAAAAGACGGTACGGGGACTTCCGTCAGGAGGAAGGATAGTGCGGCAGGTTCGCAGGGGGGTAGCAATCAGAGCAAGGGCATTACTGAGAAGGTCCTGGTTAATAATCACCGAGCGCGGTGGAATTATCGGTTGGATCCACCCGCTACTGTGAAGTTGGGTTTGGACAAAAACCGGATTTTGGGGAGCAAGATTTTGACGTTGCAGATATACTTCGAGTTCTTAGATGATTTCCACCGAAATTCACTTGGAGGACCCGGTGGGTTGATACAGTCGCCTATACGGAGTCCTGGGTCTCCGGCGTCAGTTGCTTCCTCGGGAAACGTATATACGAAGAACATGAAAGGAAAGCTCTTGCTAGGCACTATATCTACGGACCTAGTGGATTACGTGAACGAGTCGCAGGAGACAGTGACTAACAGGCTTCTTTTGCAGAAGTCGAAGATTAATTCTATCTTGACGCTACGGATTCGGATGCAATTGCTGAGAGGCAATTTTGAGGACTATAACTGGATTGTGAAACACCACAGCAAGAGTCGGATAGGCTTGAATGAAATATTAGAGGACTCTTCTGAGGTGGTAAATATGATACCTGGCCATCATACTAATTCTATGCGGATAAGCACCCCTTCTGTGAAGAACGGGAGTAACAGTGCGTCGGAAAACGGTGCATATACGCCTCTTCGGCGGGGCCAGAAGGGCGACAAGCTGAATGCGGTTACCTTTACGAATCCTCTCATTGAGAAGTTATACCAGAAAACTTTTGAACTGTCTTGGGATCCTCAGCCGGGTGAGCTGACGCCGCGGGAGTGCGTGGAGGACATTATAGAAGGCGGCAATGGCTGGGCACGAAACGAATGGGGTATAAGTTTGGTAGAATTGCGAAAATTAGAGATGCAAGAATATGATGGTGACGGATTTATTCATAGTTTGAGGATGATGCATATACAGAATTCGCTGCCGGACTCGAATGCTGATTTATTCAGCTACATCAAGAATGATAGGAAGTTCGATCAACAAGGTCGAGAGGACACACGTGTTCTAAGTGCTAGGCAGCGGAAGCATTTAAGAAACAGGTCGAGGCGAGGAACTAGTGCGCAATCCCCGTCTCCCGAACCTGACGAAAGCATACAGGTCGCTGGGGAGCAATCGCCTCCAGCGACCAATAATAGGAGCTGGAAGGTTAATAACATATTACCTTGAACTCTcatataaatataaaatagGAACGTTCTTATAGATTGAGGATATATTATTAGTAGAATGGTAGGAACTCTAACAAAAATTACATGAGGACAGTCTAATTTAGCTGTGTAGTTTTTGCTATGTTATTATGCAATCTATGAATACTATTTATAAGTTTCTATATTATTATGACTCATTTGTACTAGCACTCTCCACCCCTTCTTACTCATAATGCACATCATAACATTCTAGTAATGGAACTATGTTGTCTCTCATAAATCTGGTCGCCGACAAGGAACGGACGTAAAGTATTCACCCATCTAGTATTCGGTTCTATGCACATCGACTCGCGACAGAACACTGTAATGTCCGAACGTAGGGGACTGGGCTTCAATGTACACCATGTACACATACAGGGCACGTTCGGAGAGACATAGTACAAGTGTTTTATTCCTCTCATAGAACAACGGATGGGTCTATCATCTTGGCTACCGGCGTAAACACCACATCGTATATGTTTCAAACCATTATCCATGAATTGGTCTATTTTCAGAGGCCGCCTCCTCTTCGACTTCCACCTACCGCGCTTCAAGTAGAAGTCAAGTAACCGCTTCGTTAATTTCGATGCCGGCAACGACTCTTCCATTGAACCACCAACATTTTTCTGTAAGTGAATGTTTCCAATCACTATGTTGGTATTCGGAGATGCAAGTCCAAATCCTCGAGGACGTTTTGCATGATCGTTATTGTCATATGTTTTCCGCTGTAATTTGTTATCTGACATAGGTAAGTGTGCAATAGCTTATACGGAGCAACAATAGCAGCTGCCTGTGGCTAGTACCGGCTCGGACTAAGACTAATGCGCAATTTGTGCAACATTTTGGTTACAGGTAACTGCCAGCGACATCTCTTTGTACCTTCAATACTAGAAATTCGGAAAATATGACTGACATTAAAACGACAACCGAAACAGAAAATCGGTATCTCATCGATCCTTTCGTACCCGCTTCTTTCTAAGAATTATTAGGCCCACATCCTTAAGCTTTACGTCCTTCCGACATAATGCACACTGTCCGTTTCTCCTGTATCCACGAGAACTGTTCACCATCTGGAACAGGCATACTGCACAGAAAACATGCCCACATGGCGTCATCAATGCAACATCCGGTGGATCAAAACATATAGGACAAACATAGTCACTAGCCCTCTTATGCTCCAGTCTCACCTCTGCGGACAAATTTGGGCCGCTTGTAGACGATGCAGTCTCGTCGGCCTCGTCTTGAATTTCAACAACTTGCTGTAACTTCgcttcatcatcttctgTAGGTCCGGTCCCGCCAGCCCTGTCCGTACTTAAACATACCAAATCCTCACCTTGATCTTCTTCAACCTCTTGTCTGTCTTCTCCCTCTTCAAGGAAACTCCGGATATCCCGTTCAAGGTCATCTACCAAGCCATCGTCCGAGGACAGTGATACTGAAGCCCTATCAGCCTGTTCAACATCTACATA belongs to Eremothecium sinecaudum strain ATCC 58844 chromosome IV, complete sequence and includes:
- a CDS encoding uncharacterized protein (Syntenic homolog of Ashbya gossypii AGL291W; Syntenic homolog of Saccharomyces cerevisiae YBL086C) — encoded protein: MQLFTHPNRNRQPTFLLHLEIQELSNIPQSSGSCYVKWQLKDGTGTSVRRKDSAAGSQGGSNQSKGITEKVLVNNHRARWNYRLDPPATVKLGLDKNRILGSKILTLQIYFEFLDDFHRNSLGGPGGLIQSPIRSPGSPASVASSGNVYTKNMKGKLLLGTISTDLVDYVNESQETVTNRLLLQKSKINSILTLRIRMQLLRGNFEDYNWIVKHHSKSRIGLNEILEDSSEVVNMIPGHHTNSMRISTPSVKNGSNSASENGAYTPLRRGQKGDKLNAVTFTNPLIEKLYQKTFELSWDPQPGELTPRECVEDIIEGGNGWARNEWGISLVELRKLEMQEYDGDGFIHSLRMMHIQNSLPDSNADLFSYIKNDRKFDQQGREDTRVLSARQRKHLRNRSRRGTSAQSPSPEPDESIQVAGEQSPPATNNRSWKVNNILP
- the SLX8 gene encoding SUMO-targeted ubiquitin ligase complex subunit SLX8 (Syntenic homolog of Ashbya gossypii AGL289C; Syntenic homolog of Saccharomyces cerevisiae YER116C (SLX8)), with product MSVGSDEPEVEVTYLENEVLHENEQDRERLRTRQRESSDEEETSPRSKRRRTDDTNYVDVEQADRASVSLSSDDGLVDDLERDIRSFLEEGEDRQEVEEDQGEDLVCLSTDRAGGTGPTEDDEAKLQQVVEIQDEADETASSTSGPNLSAEVRLEHKRASDYVCPICFDPPDVALMTPCGHVFCAVCLFQMVNSSRGYRRNGQCALCRKDVKLKDVGLIILRKKRVRKDR
- a CDS encoding HDL284Cp (Syntenic homolog of Ashbya gossypii AGL290C; Syntenic homolog of Saccharomyces cerevisiae YER115C (SPR6)), which codes for MSDNKLQRKTYDNNDHAKRPRGFGLASPNTNIVIGNIHLQKNVGGSMEESLPASKLTKRLLDFYLKRGRWKSKRRRPLKIDQFMDNGLKHIRCGVYAGSQDDRPIRCSMRGIKHLYYVSPNVPCMCTWCTLKPSPLRSDITVFCRESMCIEPNTRWVNTLRPFLVGDQIYERQHSSITRML